A portion of the Oncorhynchus gorbuscha isolate QuinsamMale2020 ecotype Even-year linkage group LG07, OgorEven_v1.0, whole genome shotgun sequence genome contains these proteins:
- the LOC124040272 gene encoding p53 apoptosis effector related to PMP-22-like — MFRCGIAYPRCRWIVPLLLLFAIIFDIIAIAANSGWVEDEGAKSHYASMWSHCRGRNDNWDCKSLMEFSWAQAVAALMIIGLIILIIAFIISCIALCCTLNISLLPVIGALLFITVVIQFIALIIYPVKFNDLIFEGHYDYTWAYGFGWGATILTIGCGILFCCLPRYEDELTGLAKTKYIYTSA; from the exons ATGTTTCGCTGTGGAATTGCGTATCCAAGATGCAGGTGGATCGTACCACTTCTTTTGCTTTTTGCGATTATATTTGATATTATTGCCATTGCTGCTAACTCGGGATGGGTTGAGGACGAGGGTGCAAAGTCCCACTACGCAAGTATGTGGAGCCATTGTCGAGGGCGGAATGACAACTGGGACTGCAAATCTCTCATGGAATTCT CTTGGGCCCAGGCTGTGGCAGCTCTTATGATCATCggcctcatcatcctcatcatcgcTTTCATCATCTCCTGTATCGCCCTCTGCTGTACCCTCAACATCAGCCTGCTGCCCGTCATTGGGGCCTTGCTCTTCATCACTG TGGTCATTCAGTTCATCGCCCTCATCATATACCCAGTCAAGTTCAATGACCTGATCTTCGAGGGCCACTATGACTACACCTGGGCCTATGGCTTCGGCTGGGGGGCCACCATCCTCACCATCGGCTGTGGGATCCTCTTCTGCTGCCTGCCTCGCTACGAGGACGAGCTCACAGGCCTCGCCAAGACCAAATACATCTATACATCAGCTTAG